In one window of Duganella dendranthematis DNA:
- a CDS encoding 50S ribosomal protein L25/general stress protein Ctc — MKVVAFKRELQGSGASRRLRNSGQTPGIIYGGTEAPIAISLDHNALYHALKKEVFHSSILDLEIDGKAQKVLLRDFQMHAFKQLVLHADFQRVDSSKKIHVKVALHFANADVSPAVKLHGATISHVANELDIECLPGDLPEFITVDLSNVDVGHSVHVADLTLPKGVTAVTHGNNLTIATASVPAGHVAAEAAATTEEAKK; from the coding sequence ATGAAAGTTGTTGCATTCAAACGCGAATTGCAAGGTTCCGGAGCGAGCCGCCGCCTGCGCAATTCGGGCCAAACCCCTGGCATCATCTACGGTGGCACCGAAGCCCCGATCGCGATCTCGCTGGACCACAACGCGCTGTACCACGCGCTGAAAAAAGAAGTGTTCCACTCGTCGATCCTGGACCTGGAAATCGACGGCAAAGCACAAAAAGTGCTGCTGCGCGACTTCCAGATGCACGCGTTCAAACAACTGGTTCTGCACGCTGACTTCCAGCGCGTTGATTCCAGCAAAAAAATCCACGTGAAAGTGGCTCTGCACTTCGCTAACGCTGACGTATCGCCAGCAGTGAAACTGCACGGCGCGACCATCAGCCACGTTGCTAACGAGCTGGACATCGAATGCCTGCCAGGCGACCTGCCAGAGTTCATCACCGTTGACCTGTCGAACGTGGACGTTGGCCACTCGGTTCACGTTGCTGACCTGACCCTGCCAAAAGGCGTGACCGCTGTCACCCACGGCAACAACCTGACCATCGCTACCGCATCGGTACCAGCTGGCCACGTTGCTGCTGAAGCTGCTGCTACCACCGAAGAAGCCAAGAAGTAA
- a CDS encoding amidohydrolase produces the protein MKLLPIVALLAATAAQVHAQTQDAGALINGMYPQLDAIYKDLHAHPEIAFHEERTAARLAAEMRKIGFEVTEKVGKTGVVAIYKNGPGPLVLVRTELDGLPMDEKSGLPYASTNGAAHSCGHDVHMTAWLATARTLVALKAQWKGTLMFIGQPAEETVAGAKAMLDDGLFKRFGKPDYAFALHSWPLAYGTIGYNSGAVSSNSDAIEITFKGRGGHGSAPDKALDPITIAARFVVDVQTVISREKDPKEFGVVTIGAINGGTVGNIIPDTVKVRGTIRSYSPAVREKILAGVRRVANASSAMADAPAPDVQLIPGGVAIENDDALVTRTEGVLKKAFGDANVSRMPAMTASEDFSQYVNQGVPSMFFFTGVYDPKVVAEAEHGGKPVAFNHSPYYAPVPEPSIKTAAQAMTLAVLNVMSAPVAKP, from the coding sequence ATGAAACTCTTACCGATCGTTGCACTACTGGCCGCCACGGCCGCGCAAGTCCACGCTCAAACCCAGGATGCCGGCGCCCTGATCAACGGCATGTATCCGCAACTGGATGCGATTTACAAGGACCTGCACGCGCATCCGGAAATCGCCTTCCATGAAGAGCGCACCGCCGCCAGGCTGGCGGCCGAAATGCGCAAGATCGGTTTTGAGGTCACGGAAAAAGTCGGCAAGACCGGCGTGGTGGCGATCTACAAGAATGGCCCCGGCCCGCTGGTGCTGGTGCGCACCGAGCTGGACGGCTTGCCGATGGATGAGAAATCTGGCCTGCCATACGCCAGCACCAACGGCGCGGCCCACAGCTGCGGCCACGACGTCCACATGACGGCTTGGCTGGCCACGGCGCGTACCTTGGTGGCGCTCAAGGCGCAGTGGAAGGGCACGCTGATGTTCATCGGCCAGCCGGCCGAGGAAACTGTGGCCGGCGCCAAGGCCATGCTGGACGACGGCCTGTTCAAGCGCTTCGGCAAGCCGGACTACGCGTTCGCGCTGCACAGCTGGCCACTGGCCTACGGCACCATCGGCTACAACAGCGGCGCGGTGTCGTCGAATTCGGATGCGATCGAGATTACCTTCAAGGGCCGCGGCGGTCACGGCTCGGCGCCGGATAAGGCGCTCGATCCGATCACCATCGCCGCGCGTTTCGTGGTCGATGTGCAGACCGTCATCAGCCGTGAAAAAGATCCGAAGGAATTCGGTGTGGTCACCATCGGCGCCATCAACGGCGGCACGGTCGGCAACATCATTCCGGATACGGTGAAAGTGCGCGGCACCATCCGCAGCTACAGCCCGGCGGTGCGCGAGAAGATTTTGGCCGGCGTGCGCCGCGTCGCCAATGCCTCGTCCGCCATGGCCGACGCGCCGGCGCCGGATGTGCAACTGATCCCCGGCGGCGTCGCCATCGAGAACGACGACGCGCTGGTGACGCGCACTGAAGGCGTGCTAAAGAAAGCCTTCGGCGACGCCAACGTCTCGCGCATGCCGGCCATGACGGCCAGCGAGGACTTCTCGCAATACGTCAACCAGGGCGTGCCGAGCATGTTCTTCTTCACCGGCGTGTACGACCCGAAAGTCGTGGCTGAGGCCGAGCACGGCGGCAAGCCGGTCGCCTTCAACCACTCGCCGTACTACGCGCCGGTGCCGGAGCCGTCGATCAAGACGGCCGCCCAGGCTATGACGCTGGCGGTGTTGAACGTGATGAGCGCACCAGTCGCCAAACCATAA
- the pth gene encoding aminoacyl-tRNA hydrolase has product MPIRLIVGLGNPGPEYEQTRHNAGFWLVDNLANDSGARLQRESKYNAMYAKAVIAGQEVYLLEPLTYMNRSGQSVGALCRFFKINADEVLVVHDELDLMPGIARLKKGGSAGGHNGLKDITAALGTQDYWRLRLGIGHPRTLNLAQQVADFVLHRPRREDQDLIERAIDKSLLVMPQIVKGEFPNATMKLHTD; this is encoded by the coding sequence ATGCCTATCCGTCTTATCGTTGGCCTCGGCAATCCCGGCCCTGAATACGAACAAACCCGCCACAACGCCGGCTTCTGGCTGGTGGACAATCTCGCCAACGACAGCGGCGCGCGCCTGCAGCGTGAGAGCAAGTACAACGCCATGTATGCCAAGGCGGTCATCGCCGGCCAGGAGGTGTATCTGCTGGAGCCGCTGACCTATATGAACCGCTCCGGCCAGTCGGTCGGCGCGCTGTGCCGCTTCTTCAAGATCAACGCCGACGAAGTGCTGGTGGTCCACGACGAGCTGGACCTGATGCCCGGCATCGCCCGCCTGAAGAAGGGCGGATCGGCCGGCGGCCACAACGGCCTGAAAGACATCACCGCCGCGCTCGGCACGCAGGATTACTGGCGGCTGCGCCTCGGCATCGGCCATCCGCGCACGCTGAACCTGGCGCAGCAGGTGGCCGATTTTGTGCTGCACCGCCCGCGCCGCGAAGACCAGGACCTGATCGAACGCGCCATCGACAAATCGTTGCTGGTGATGCCGCAGATCGTCAAAGGGGAATTCCCCAACGCCACCATGAAGTTGCACACCGACTAA
- a CDS encoding outer membrane lipoprotein LolB, with the protein MTTPSFIRPLLLAVALSAAVAGCATTGPRSTAVVAPYSDKTELTGRLTINFSRDGKKESMTGKYDWQQDKDNVNVSLTSPLGQMIAVIKVTPHSATLTQGDKAPPQTAPTVDALTQKALGWTLPVSGLRYWLQGYATDSDGKPFTASPANDTVITRDGWKLEYVDWQDEKAAVPRPKLIYATRIALGQAVDDMNIRIFIDAPDQ; encoded by the coding sequence ATGACTACACCATCGTTCATCCGGCCGCTGCTGTTGGCAGTGGCCCTGTCGGCTGCCGTCGCCGGCTGCGCCACCACTGGCCCGCGTTCCACCGCCGTGGTCGCGCCGTATAGCGACAAGACCGAGCTGACCGGCCGTCTGACCATCAACTTCAGCCGCGACGGCAAGAAGGAATCGATGACTGGCAAGTACGACTGGCAGCAGGACAAGGACAACGTCAATGTCAGCCTGACCTCGCCGCTGGGGCAGATGATCGCCGTGATCAAGGTCACGCCGCATTCAGCCACGCTGACCCAGGGTGACAAGGCGCCGCCGCAGACCGCGCCCACTGTGGATGCACTGACCCAGAAAGCGCTGGGCTGGACGCTGCCGGTCTCCGGCCTGCGCTACTGGCTGCAAGGCTACGCCACCGACAGCGACGGCAAGCCGTTCACCGCCTCGCCGGCCAACGACACCGTCATCACGCGCGACGGTTGGAAGCTGGAATACGTCGACTGGCAAGATGAAAAAGCCGCCGTGCCCAGGCCTAAGCTGATCTACGCCACCCGCATCGCGCTGGGGCAGGCGGTGGATGACATGAATATCCGCATTTTCATCGATGCGCCCGACCAGTAA
- the ispE gene encoding 4-(cytidine 5'-diphospho)-2-C-methyl-D-erythritol kinase, translating into MTELRNCPAPAKLNLFLHVNGRRADGYHLLQTVFQLIDHGDTLHFTLRDDTTLRRVTDLPGVPEQSDLIIRAARLLQAEVQRRTGALPRGVDIAIDKVLPMGGGVGGGSSDAATTLMALNKLWSAGLSKQELMDLGLPLGADIPFFIFGETAFAEGVGEALQPVTAPQCWYVVIEPGVMVPTAAIFGSEHLTRDTPLVNIADFSSHSRAAGFGRNDLQQVATKLFPPVAEAVEWLGAYGDARMTGSGACVFSAVATEADADAVLAKVPAKWRAWKARALQQHPIIAKL; encoded by the coding sequence ATGACCGAATTAAGAAACTGCCCGGCTCCGGCCAAGCTCAATCTGTTCTTGCACGTGAATGGCCGCCGCGCCGACGGCTACCACCTGCTGCAAACCGTGTTCCAGCTGATCGACCACGGCGACACGCTGCACTTCACGCTGCGCGACGACACGACGCTGCGCCGCGTGACCGACTTGCCCGGCGTGCCGGAACAGAGCGACCTGATCATCCGTGCCGCCCGGCTGCTGCAGGCGGAAGTGCAGCGCCGCACGGGTGCCTTGCCGCGCGGCGTCGATATCGCCATCGACAAGGTGCTGCCGATGGGCGGCGGCGTCGGCGGCGGTTCGTCCGATGCGGCCACCACGCTGATGGCGCTGAACAAGCTGTGGAGCGCCGGCCTGAGCAAGCAGGAACTGATGGATCTGGGGCTGCCGCTGGGCGCCGACATTCCGTTCTTTATCTTTGGCGAAACCGCGTTCGCCGAAGGCGTGGGCGAGGCATTGCAGCCGGTGACGGCGCCGCAATGTTGGTATGTGGTTATCGAACCGGGCGTGATGGTGCCGACCGCTGCAATTTTTGGCTCAGAACATTTGACAAGGGACACGCCGCTCGTTAATATAGCGGACTTTTCCAGCCACTCCAGAGCAGCGGGGTTTGGAAGGAACGACTTGCAACAGGTAGCAACGAAGTTATTCCCGCCGGTAGCAGAAGCGGTAGAATGGCTCGGTGCTTACGGTGATGCCAGGATGACTGGCTCCGGTGCATGTGTGTTCAGTGCGGTAGCAACCGAGGCGGACGCCGACGCGGTACTTGCAAAAGTGCCTGCCAAGTGGAGAGCCTGGAAAGCGCGAGCGCTGCAACAGCATCCAATCATCGCGAAGTTGTGA
- a CDS encoding ribose-phosphate pyrophosphokinase, translated as MAYENLMVFTGNANPALAEGVAKNLGIPLGKANVSKFSDGEVMVEINENVRGKDVFVLQSTCQPTNDNLMELILMVDALKRASAGRITAAIPYFGYARQDRRPRSARVAISAKVVANMLEEAGVERVLIMDLHADQIQGFFDIPVDNIYASPILLGDLQKKNNEDLLVVSPDVGGVVRARALAKRLGCDLAIIDKRRPKANVSEVMNIIGDVEGRNCVIMDDMVDTAGTLVKAAEVLKERGAKKVVAYCTHAVLSGPAIDRINNSSLDELVVTDTIPLSEAAKQCTKIRQLTCAPLLAETFKRIIKGDSVISLFVD; from the coding sequence ATGGCTTACGAAAACCTGATGGTTTTTACCGGCAACGCTAATCCTGCGTTGGCAGAGGGAGTCGCAAAAAATCTCGGCATCCCCCTCGGCAAAGCAAACGTCTCGAAATTCTCGGACGGTGAAGTCATGGTTGAAATTAACGAAAACGTCCGCGGTAAAGACGTCTTCGTGCTGCAATCGACTTGCCAGCCAACCAACGACAACCTGATGGAACTGATTCTGATGGTGGACGCGCTGAAACGCGCATCGGCCGGCCGCATCACTGCCGCGATTCCTTACTTTGGTTACGCCCGTCAAGACCGCCGCCCACGTTCGGCGCGCGTTGCGATCTCGGCCAAAGTGGTTGCCAATATGCTGGAAGAAGCCGGCGTCGAGCGCGTTCTGATCATGGATCTGCACGCAGACCAGATCCAGGGCTTCTTCGACATCCCGGTTGACAATATTTACGCTTCGCCAATCCTGCTGGGCGACCTGCAGAAGAAGAACAACGAAGACCTGCTGGTCGTGTCGCCGGACGTCGGCGGTGTGGTCCGTGCCCGCGCCCTGGCAAAACGCCTGGGCTGCGACCTGGCCATCATCGACAAGCGCCGTCCGAAAGCCAACGTGTCCGAAGTAATGAACATCATCGGTGACGTCGAAGGCCGTAACTGCGTGATCATGGATGACATGGTTGATACCGCCGGTACCCTGGTCAAGGCTGCGGAAGTGCTCAAAGAGCGCGGCGCCAAGAAAGTGGTGGCGTATTGCACCCACGCCGTGCTGTCCGGTCCAGCGATCGACCGCATCAACAATTCGTCGCTGGACGAACTAGTGGTGACCGACACGATTCCGCTGTCGGAAGCGGCCAAGCAATGCACCAAGATTCGTCAACTGACCTGCGCACCACTGCTGGCAGAGACCTTCAAACGCATCATCAAGGGCGATTCCGTGATCTCCCTGTTCGTCGACTAA
- a CDS encoding DUF3999 family protein: MKKILIATCAGMLVTAASASDTPQDYTHVLPLTTSARQGVLQLRLPKDVYLHARSPMLDDLRVFDASGTLQPFALRTPGAEARISHRDRPLTIFPLTSAAGPASRLDLDVSTTTDGRLVSVKLKPEAGAATTSASQLAALVLDLGKDAASLPVDALRFTLPAGTQEYSAQVWLETSNDMKQWDTVGAAELNWLVNKDAQTLSNDRLAFDARSFRYARLSWRSGTPLQFASITAEQPTQISTALPADQLLIQPTAGRQAQDLLYATPPAIAPLKAGLQFSDNNAVLAGTLGVYRELPARQAGQGATWRFDPLVSSTFYRILQGDQVRSSGDVDVPPVHATQWVLRTSVPSPLKPALRLNWQPATLVFLASGNAPYTLAVGRASATPVARDLSQVAPGFSDAEVQKLEQVSAGPAVQQQGSGVQDASSALEAATAAQRRLILLWGVLLLGVAVLGFMVWRLVRSSRSTPPAS; encoded by the coding sequence ATGAAGAAAATCCTGATCGCCACCTGTGCCGGCATGCTGGTAACCGCCGCGTCCGCCAGCGACACACCGCAGGACTACACCCACGTGCTGCCACTGACCACCAGCGCCAGACAAGGCGTGCTGCAACTGCGCCTGCCGAAGGACGTCTACCTGCACGCGCGTTCGCCGATGCTGGACGACCTGCGCGTGTTTGACGCCAGTGGCACGCTGCAACCGTTCGCGCTGCGCACGCCCGGCGCCGAGGCGCGCATCAGCCACCGCGACCGGCCGCTGACGATCTTTCCGCTGACCAGCGCGGCCGGCCCGGCTTCGCGGCTGGATCTGGACGTCAGCACCACCACCGATGGCCGGCTGGTCTCGGTCAAGCTCAAGCCCGAAGCCGGCGCCGCCACGACTAGCGCGTCGCAACTGGCCGCGTTGGTGCTGGATTTGGGTAAAGACGCGGCCAGCCTGCCGGTCGATGCGCTACGTTTCACGCTACCCGCCGGCACGCAGGAATACAGCGCCCAGGTCTGGCTGGAAACCAGCAACGACATGAAGCAGTGGGACACCGTCGGCGCGGCCGAGCTGAACTGGCTGGTCAACAAGGATGCGCAAACGCTGTCCAACGATCGCCTGGCCTTCGACGCCCGCAGCTTCCGCTACGCGCGCCTGAGCTGGCGCAGCGGCACACCGTTGCAATTCGCCAGCATCACCGCCGAGCAGCCTACGCAGATCAGCACCGCGCTGCCGGCCGATCAATTGCTGATCCAGCCCACCGCCGGCAGGCAGGCGCAAGATCTGCTGTACGCCACGCCGCCCGCCATCGCGCCACTCAAGGCCGGCTTGCAGTTCAGCGACAACAACGCGGTGCTGGCCGGCACGCTGGGCGTCTACCGCGAATTGCCGGCGCGCCAGGCGGGACAAGGCGCCACCTGGCGTTTCGATCCGCTGGTCAGCTCCACCTTCTACCGCATCCTGCAAGGCGACCAGGTGCGCAGCTCAGGTGACGTCGACGTGCCGCCGGTGCATGCCACGCAGTGGGTGTTGCGCACCAGCGTACCGTCGCCGCTCAAGCCGGCGCTACGCCTGAACTGGCAGCCGGCCACGCTGGTGTTCCTCGCCAGCGGCAACGCGCCGTACACGCTGGCGGTCGGACGCGCGAGCGCCACGCCGGTGGCGCGCGACCTGTCACAAGTCGCGCCCGGCTTCTCGGATGCGGAAGTTCAGAAATTGGAACAGGTCAGCGCCGGCCCGGCCGTGCAGCAACAGGGCAGCGGCGTACAGGACGCCAGCAGCGCGTTGGAAGCGGCCACCGCCGCCCAGCGCCGCCTGATCCTGCTGTGGGGCGTGCTGCTGCTGGGCGTGGCCGTGCTGGGCTTTATGGTTTGGCGACTGGTGCGCTCATCACGTTCAACACCGCCAGCGTCATAG
- a CDS encoding tetratricopeptide repeat protein: MKNAFAIVTLSALLSACAVAPHQQDQPAATPQPAEAAAADAAAPAEAEVPAPAPEALPNNDLTSDLLFRITKAELEFKKGQWQGPYITMMALAQQTRDPRLARRAVEMALTAKQNGEAMSAIRLWRNLAPDSDEAAQFFLGFAVTGDDLGEAEAAFEDRLKKAKPAARPLVMFQMQQYLLRAKDKTAAFSLQERVLLPYDDTLESHLILSQGAFGINDMARARAESAKALAIKPDSELAILTSAQVSGDIDAAMKTLTGFLDKYPKSTEVRAAYARILVDNKQYDEARKQFLMLLKDQPDNIATLYALGVTSMQADNLPDAEKYFTRFVTTLAEHPNDERDPSKVLVILSQIAEQRGDIDLAYSWLEKVEGSDEKVYLAARMKMAVLTARKGNIDEARKQLAELTPADPNDQAQVFQTDAQLLRDAGDHRAAYQVLENALKRYPDNPDLLYDFALVAEKVGNTVLMEKALRQVMIAAPDNQHAYNALGYSLAERNERLPEAYALVDKAMKMAPGDPFIMDSMGWVQFRMGNLDEAEALLRRAYALRNDPEIAVHLGEVLFAKGDVGAAQKMWKEAQAKDPKNDALKSTLARLNQSL; encoded by the coding sequence CCGAGGCCGCTGCTGCGGACGCCGCCGCGCCGGCCGAGGCCGAAGTACCAGCACCAGCGCCGGAAGCGCTGCCGAATAACGATCTGACCAGCGACCTGCTGTTCCGCATCACCAAGGCCGAGTTGGAATTCAAGAAAGGGCAGTGGCAAGGCCCATACATCACCATGATGGCGCTGGCCCAGCAGACCCGCGATCCGCGCCTGGCGCGCCGTGCGGTGGAAATGGCGCTGACCGCCAAGCAGAACGGCGAGGCGATGTCGGCCATCCGCCTGTGGCGCAACCTGGCGCCGGATTCCGATGAAGCCGCGCAGTTCTTCCTCGGCTTTGCCGTGACCGGCGACGATCTGGGCGAAGCGGAGGCGGCGTTCGAGGACCGCCTGAAAAAAGCCAAGCCGGCCGCGCGTCCGCTGGTGATGTTCCAGATGCAGCAATACCTGCTGCGCGCCAAGGACAAGACCGCCGCCTTCTCGCTGCAGGAACGCGTGCTGCTGCCATACGACGATACGCTGGAATCGCATTTGATCCTGTCGCAAGGCGCGTTCGGCATCAACGACATGGCGCGCGCCCGCGCCGAGTCGGCCAAGGCGCTGGCCATCAAGCCGGATTCCGAACTGGCCATCCTGACCAGCGCCCAGGTGTCGGGCGATATCGACGCCGCGATGAAAACGCTGACCGGCTTCCTCGACAAGTATCCGAAATCGACCGAGGTGCGCGCCGCCTACGCCCGCATTCTGGTCGACAACAAGCAGTACGACGAGGCGCGCAAGCAATTCCTGATGCTGCTGAAAGACCAGCCGGACAACATCGCCACGCTGTACGCGCTGGGCGTGACGTCGATGCAGGCCGACAATCTGCCGGACGCGGAGAAATACTTTACCCGCTTCGTGACCACCCTGGCTGAGCATCCGAACGACGAGCGCGATCCGTCCAAGGTGCTGGTGATCCTGTCCCAGATCGCCGAGCAGCGCGGCGATATTGACCTCGCCTATAGCTGGCTGGAGAAGGTCGAGGGCAGCGACGAAAAAGTCTACCTGGCCGCGCGCATGAAAATGGCGGTGCTGACCGCCCGCAAAGGCAATATCGACGAGGCCCGCAAGCAGCTGGCCGAACTGACGCCGGCCGACCCCAACGACCAGGCGCAAGTATTCCAGACCGACGCCCAGCTGCTGCGCGACGCCGGCGACCACCGCGCCGCCTATCAGGTGCTGGAAAACGCCCTCAAGCGCTATCCCGACAATCCCGACCTGCTATACGACTTTGCGCTGGTGGCCGAAAAGGTCGGCAATACCGTGCTGATGGAAAAAGCTTTACGCCAGGTGATGATCGCCGCGCCCGACAACCAGCACGCCTACAACGCGCTGGGCTATTCGCTGGCCGAACGCAACGAGCGCCTGCCGGAAGCCTACGCGCTGGTCGACAAGGCGATGAAGATGGCGCCCGGCGATCCGTTCATCATGGACAGCATGGGCTGGGTGCAGTTCCGCATGGGCAATCTGGACGAAGCGGAAGCGCTGCTGCGCCGCGCCTACGCGCTACGCAACGATCCGGAAATCGCCGTCCACCTGGGCGAGGTGCTGTTCGCCAAGGGCGACGTCGGCGCCGCCCAGAAGATGTGGAAAGAAGCGCAAGCCAAAGATCCGAAAAACGACGCGCTCAAGAGTACGCTGGCGCGCCTCAACCAAAGCTTATAA